One genomic region from Motacilla alba alba isolate MOTALB_02 chromosome 5, Motacilla_alba_V1.0_pri, whole genome shotgun sequence encodes:
- the LOC119702133 gene encoding uncharacterized protein LOC119702133, producing the protein MPSNLRNKRDLTWLLGTGLGVLNTIDSEVLMNKLTTIGSDLVKLQQPLQSSLLALGDNHWKLSKVLPEWENTEEQDHEVIINALGTASENISLALGCTQAQLWMQSVAAAVIREGGEGIFPAELRKIVWDSASDMERELQAWWMLVNFTYNSMTNKVTAFVLTIHNASVSLIHPIVPLGLNHEGTVLYPSGHRTRAREIKGKWQTINLEPCSTRKQLGYICEGTLESDKDTCLDTDQSICHFETHSGNQTTLLLYIGQGCVCLRTACPTTVMDNLSMNETQFNLCVCNFVKIEGCDFSYQAPVVSHQYINKLSYCAKNSACAHRNEFDSGGSVVETSRTERNFERN; encoded by the coding sequence ATGCCATCTAACCTTAGGAATAAGAGAGATCTCACTTGGCTGCTAGGAACTGGATTGGGGGTGTTAAATACCATAGATTCAGAAGTGCTGATGAATAAATTAACCACAATAGGGAGTGACTTAGTTAAATTACAGCAACCTTTACAGTCCTCTCTACTGGCACTAGGTGACAACCATTGGAAATTATCCAAAGTATTACCAGAGTGGGAGAACACTGAAGAGCAGGACCATGAAGTAATAATTAATGCCTTAGGCACAGCCAGTGAAAACATTTCACTAGCTCTTGGGTGCACTCAAGCACAGCTATGGATGCAGTCAGTAGCTGCTGCAGTCATCAGAGAGGGTGGAGAGGGAATATTCCCTGCTGAACTCCGCAAAATTGTTTGGGATAGTGCATCCGATATGGAAAGGGAACTGCAAGCTTGGTGGATGTTGGTCAACTTCACTTACAACTCTATGACTAATAAAGTAACAGCCTTTGTTCTAACAATACATAATGCATCAGTGAGCTTAATTCACCCAATAGTTCccctggggttaaaccatgagGGGACTGTGTTATATCCTTCTGGGCATAGAACACGGGCACGAGAAATTAAGGGAAAGTGGCAAACCATCAACTTAGAGCCCTGTTCTACGAGGAAGCAACTAGGGTACATATGTGAGGGGACATTAGAAAGTGATAAAGACACATGTCTGGACACAGACCAAAGCATTTGCCACTTTGAAACACATTCAGGCAATCAGACAACTTTGCTTCTGTATATAGGACAAGGTTGTGTCTGTCTCAGGACAGCATGCCCCACCACAGTGATGGACAACCTAAGCATGAATGAGACCCAGTTTAATTTATGTGTCTGTAACTTTGTCAAAATTGAGGGATGTGATTTTTCCTATCAGGCACCTGTAGTATCACACCAGTATATAAACAAATTAAGTTACTGTGCAAAAAATAGTGCCTGTGCCCATAGGAATGAATTTGACTCTGGTGGCTCAGTTGTTGAAACATCAAGAACTGAGAGAAATTTTGAGAGAAACTAG